A region of the bacterium genome:
GTGTATGAAGTATACATTGCTTGCATGGCTGGGACTGATTGGACAAATCTGGGCTCACCCCGCTGAAAAGGAGATTGTCTTTGTTGCGGCCAATCCGCTCAAGAGCGTACGGAGTTTTGAAACCATCGAATTGGACTGGAAAGAGCTCTCGGCGCGACTGCCGGGGGTGCAGCCCGATCGTTTTTTCCTGAAGGATTTGAACACCGGCAAGCTGGTGGTGACGCAGATTCTGGATGCGGATGCAGACGGTCGCCCGGATCAACTGCTCTTTCAGTCCGATTTCGGCAAGGATGATCCGCTTAAAACATTTCGTCTCGCGATGACATCGACTCCTCCCGGCCGCAGCTCCGGCAGACTCTACGGACGCTTTGTGCCGGAACGGAAGGATGATTTTGCCTGGGAAAACGATCGCATCGCCTTTCGCATGTACGGCCCGGCGCTTGAGGCCGAGATGATCAGCAGTGGCATCGATGTCTGGACTAAACGGGTTCCTTATCCCATTATCGATAAATGGTATGCTGCCGGCGATGCGTCCTATCACCGAGATTCCGGCGAAGGTCTGGATTTCTACAATGTGGGTTCCAGCCGCGGCTGCGGCGGCACCGGCATCTGGGACGGCCAGTCGCTGCATGTTTCACGGAATTTTAAATCCTATCGCTGTATCGCCGGCGGCCCGATCCGCCTGGTGTTTGAATTGCGCTACGACCCGTGGACCATAGCCGGCGATACGATTTCCGAGGTCAAACGCATCAGTCTCGACGCCGGTCACCAGTTCAACCGCATCGAAAGCATCTATCAATCCACTCGATCGCTGCCGATTAGTTTTGCCGCCGGCGTTGCGAAACATCCAGACTGGCAAGCCGCAGTCGCATTCAGCCGAGAACACGGCTGGTTGAGCCGGTGGGAAAGCCGCGACGACTTTGGGGCTCTCGGATGCGCCGTTATCTTGGATCCAAATGCCCTGGTTGATTTCTATGAGCAGGATATGAACCATCTGATTGTCGGCAAAGCCACGCCCGCTCAAGCTGTGCGCTATTATGCCGGTGCTGGATGGGATAGAAGCGGATATTTCAACCATCGAGAGGAGTGGGAAGCCTATGTCGACCTTTATGCCCAAGCTGTGCAGACTCCTATTCAAATAACCTATTTGACCTCTGCCTCCTTGCGTCAAAAGCCGAAGGCGGAATCTTGGGCTCATATTGTAGCTCGGTCCATCATACAAACGTATCCAAATCCGGCGGACCTGGATGTGTATGGGAAAGGGTGGACGTACACCAACGGTTTTTTTCTTCACGGCCTTTACCGGCTGCAGCAAAAAGAGCCGAATCAGGAATACCTCCGCTACATACAAAAATGGCTGGACCGGTATATCGATCACGACGGCCGGTTGATCTCTTCCGAATATAAGATGGACGAGTACAAACTCGACGATGTGGAGGCGGGCAAGATCGCTTTATTGATGTATCAGAGGACCGGCGATACGCGTTATCGGCGGGCTTGCGAACAGCTGGTCGAACAACTGCAAAAACAGCCCCGCACCACAGAGGGAGGATACTGGCATAAATTAGTTTATCCGTGGCAGATGTGGCTGGACGGCATCTATATGGCGGATGCCTTTCTGCTGCAGTATGCCGCAGCCGTGCAGCAGCCGAACTGGACCGACGAAGCAATCCGGCAGATCAAGCTGATCACCGCACACACTCTGGATGGAAAAACCGGATTGTACTATCATGGCTGGGATGAAAAGAAAAATCCGGTCTGGGCTGATCCGCTCACCGGCGCCTCGCCGGGTATCTGGGGCCGCGCACTCGGCTGGTTCGCCATGGCGCTGGTGGACGGCTTGGATGAACTGGACGCTCACCATCCGCAAAGGCCGCAATTGCTCCAGATCCTTAGCAAGCTTTCGGCTGCGCTGGTAACGTATCAGGATCCTGAGACAGGCCTCTGGTACCAGGTGGTGGATCGCGGGGATCATACGGCTAATTGGCATGAGACCTCCTGTTCTGCCATGTTCAGCTATGCCCTGGCGCGATCGGTTCATCAGGGCTATCTGCCGAAGAAATACCTCAAGAATGCGGAAAAGGCGTTCCAAGGTCTTTGCCGTCATCATGTCTATTTTGATGAGCAAGGGCTGTTTTATCTGACCGGCACCGTCAAGGTGGGTACGCTTAATTTCGCCAGCTCCCAGGGCGATTTTGAGTACTATGTGAATACAGATCGCCGCATTAATGACTTTAAAGGCGTGGCTGCGTTTTTATTCGCCGCCCTGGAATTGAACCGATAGAGAGTGTAAAATGTGCCGTTTGAAAAAGGTATTGTTCGCAACCCTGGTGGGATGGCTGGCGTTTTCGTCGGAGCAAACGGCTGCCAAAGAAATTCCCGGAAAAGCCAATCGCCATAAAGTGGTAGGACTGGACTATTACTACAACCGCGAGTTCCGCCAAGTTGAAGGCCTTGCTCCACAACCTTTTCATTACCTCTGGGAAGATAGAAGGGACAGTGGTTTTTCCGGATTGGCGGCCATCATTCAGGGACTTGGCGCCCAGATCGCTCAAGTTGCACAGGCCCCGGATGCATCCTCTCTGGAAAAGTTGAGCATCTACATTATTGTCGATCCGGACACACCGGAGGAAACTGACTCGCCCAATTATATCGCTGAAAAAGAGATCAAGCTCGTTGCGGATTGGGTAGCCGGCGGCGGTGTCCTGGTGCTGTTGGCCAATGACAAGGATCATTGCGAGCTGCAACATCTCAATCGGCTGGCGGAAACCTTTGGCATCCATTTCAACGAGGATCTGCGCAATACAGTGGTGCAGGATCATTTCGTCGCCGCCTCTTTCGATTCCCTGCCGCCGCACCCTCTGTTCACCGCTGTTGATCGATTGTTTCTTAAAGAAATATGTACGTTGCGGCTTCAGCCGCCGGCAGCGCCGCTCCTGCAGCAGGGCGGGGACACCATCATGGCGCTGTCCTCCTATGGACAAGGCTATGTGTTTGCCGTCGGCGACCCCTGGCTGTACAACGAATATCTGGACGGCTACAAGTTGCCGCCGGAATATGAGAACACCAAGGCGGCCAACAATCTGTTTCTATGGCTGCTGAATTTGGCCAGAGAGCCGAAACAGTCGGAAAAATGA
Encoded here:
- a CDS encoding glycoside hydrolase family 88 protein; protein product: MKYTLLAWLGLIGQIWAHPAEKEIVFVAANPLKSVRSFETIELDWKELSARLPGVQPDRFFLKDLNTGKLVVTQILDADADGRPDQLLFQSDFGKDDPLKTFRLAMTSTPPGRSSGRLYGRFVPERKDDFAWENDRIAFRMYGPALEAEMISSGIDVWTKRVPYPIIDKWYAAGDASYHRDSGEGLDFYNVGSSRGCGGTGIWDGQSLHVSRNFKSYRCIAGGPIRLVFELRYDPWTIAGDTISEVKRISLDAGHQFNRIESIYQSTRSLPISFAAGVAKHPDWQAAVAFSREHGWLSRWESRDDFGALGCAVILDPNALVDFYEQDMNHLIVGKATPAQAVRYYAGAGWDRSGYFNHREEWEAYVDLYAQAVQTPIQITYLTSASLRQKPKAESWAHIVARSIIQTYPNPADLDVYGKGWTYTNGFFLHGLYRLQQKEPNQEYLRYIQKWLDRYIDHDGRLISSEYKMDEYKLDDVEAGKIALLMYQRTGDTRYRRACEQLVEQLQKQPRTTEGGYWHKLVYPWQMWLDGIYMADAFLLQYAAAVQQPNWTDEAIRQIKLITAHTLDGKTGLYYHGWDEKKNPVWADPLTGASPGIWGRALGWFAMALVDGLDELDAHHPQRPQLLQILSKLSAALVTYQDPETGLWYQVVDRGDHTANWHETSCSAMFSYALARSVHQGYLPKKYLKNAEKAFQGLCRHHVYFDEQGLFYLTGTVKVGTLNFASSQGDFEYYVNTDRRINDFKGVAAFLFAALELNR
- a CDS encoding DUF4350 domain-containing protein gives rise to the protein MCRLKKVLFATLVGWLAFSSEQTAAKEIPGKANRHKVVGLDYYYNREFRQVEGLAPQPFHYLWEDRRDSGFSGLAAIIQGLGAQIAQVAQAPDASSLEKLSIYIIVDPDTPEETDSPNYIAEKEIKLVADWVAGGGVLVLLANDKDHCELQHLNRLAETFGIHFNEDLRNTVVQDHFVAASFDSLPPHPLFTAVDRLFLKEICTLRLQPPAAPLLQQGGDTIMALSSYGQGYVFAVGDPWLYNEYLDGYKLPPEYENTKAANNLFLWLLNLAREPKQSEK